One segment of Rhodothermus bifroesti DNA contains the following:
- a CDS encoding class II D-tagatose-bisphosphate aldolase non-catalytic subunit yields MGEQVPHGEALVRALRARHRSFVDWVVELLRGPLAYAHTLLAVCPNSVAVVEAALEAAAEANAPLLFAATLNQVDLDGGYTGWTPHTLAQFVAQKRQHLALDLPVVLGLDHGGPWKKDVHARDRLSFQETFRSVLRTIEACLDAGYGLLHLDPTVDLEASPGSPIPIDRIVERTVALLQHAESYRQARKLPPVAYEVGTEEVGGGLEAETRMAAFLDQLWKALDREGLPHPVFVVGDIGTQLDTSDFDFKRAQRLDALVRRYGALIKGHYTDGVTRLELYPKAGIGGANVGPGLAAVEFEALETLIHEARHRGLPVTLDIALKQAVVESGRWKKWLQPEEKDLPFEALSPERQRWLVATGSRYVWTHPAVQAARRQLYAMLAPWIDAQAYVRDRLKAYLQKYFHAFNLIGFNERLRALWPG; encoded by the coding sequence ATGGGAGAACAGGTGCCACATGGTGAGGCGCTGGTCCGCGCTTTGAGGGCGCGTCATCGCAGTTTTGTTGACTGGGTAGTTGAGCTGCTACGCGGTCCGCTGGCCTATGCGCACACGCTATTGGCCGTCTGTCCCAACTCGGTAGCTGTTGTTGAAGCTGCGCTTGAAGCTGCAGCCGAGGCCAACGCGCCGCTGCTTTTTGCTGCTACGCTGAACCAGGTAGACTTAGATGGGGGTTATACCGGCTGGACGCCCCACACGTTAGCGCAATTTGTAGCCCAAAAGCGCCAGCATCTTGCCCTGGATTTGCCCGTGGTTTTGGGGCTAGATCATGGTGGTCCCTGGAAAAAAGACGTACATGCGCGCGATCGGCTTTCCTTTCAAGAAACCTTTCGCTCGGTGCTACGCACCATCGAGGCTTGCCTGGATGCCGGCTACGGTTTGCTGCACCTAGACCCTACGGTCGATCTGGAAGCGTCGCCCGGATCTCCCATACCGATTGACCGCATTGTTGAACGTACGGTCGCGCTTTTACAGCATGCGGAATCCTATCGCCAAGCACGTAAACTGCCTCCCGTTGCCTATGAAGTGGGCACGGAGGAAGTGGGCGGCGGCCTAGAGGCGGAAACCCGGATGGCTGCCTTTTTAGACCAACTCTGGAAGGCTTTAGATCGGGAAGGCTTGCCCCATCCTGTCTTTGTCGTAGGGGACATCGGAACGCAACTCGATACCTCGGATTTCGATTTTAAGCGTGCCCAACGGCTGGATGCCCTGGTGCGTCGCTATGGAGCCCTGATTAAAGGGCACTATACCGATGGTGTAACCCGACTTGAGCTTTACCCCAAGGCTGGCATTGGTGGAGCTAACGTAGGTCCGGGTCTGGCTGCGGTAGAATTTGAGGCTTTAGAAACCCTCATACACGAAGCCCGCCACCGAGGTTTGCCGGTCACGCTAGATATTGCACTCAAGCAAGCCGTTGTCGAAAGTGGCCGCTGGAAAAAATGGCTTCAGCCGGAAGAAAAAGATCTTCCCTTCGAGGCTCTCTCTCCAGAACGACAGCGCTGGCTTGTTGCTACGGGTAGTCGGTACGTATGGACGCACCCCGCGGTCCAAGCCGCACGGCGCCAGCTTTACGCGATGCTGGCTCCGTGGATTGATGCTCAGGCCTATGTGCGGGATCGACTGAAGGCTTATTTGCAAAAGTATTTCCACGCTTTCAACCTGATCGGCTTCAACGAACGGCTTCGGGCCCTTTGGCCGGGCTAA
- a CDS encoding DUF2726 domain-containing protein: protein MPPPADVEALYRYLQAQAWEPALEVLYQNRMSLAIDPLLQQATQVLLNALRAYVNSVPKEVLEKLFLLHTGQLFRLPEDFFADVVVALVERHADRPEVAQAYARWLPEHPLCAPYMTPMHTEPVWEAWDGFAVKRYVPTRCLTPPSLFRSRQEAVFFQAVREVFLTYLVYPNVALSCLLDYEQLADALTEAERSYVFRAQVDCVVFDPDQDYRPCFCFELDSPLHAAPERQARDQTKARILGLAGLVLYRIRPPATPPDRQAYVRLLRRLLAQATPDKP, encoded by the coding sequence ATGCCACCGCCTGCAGACGTTGAAGCGCTCTACCGCTATCTGCAGGCGCAGGCCTGGGAGCCTGCGCTTGAGGTGCTGTATCAGAACCGGATGTCGCTGGCTATTGACCCCCTCCTGCAACAAGCAACGCAAGTGCTGCTTAACGCGCTTCGCGCGTACGTCAACAGTGTGCCCAAGGAAGTGCTCGAAAAGTTGTTTCTGCTGCATACCGGGCAGCTTTTTAGGCTTCCGGAAGATTTCTTTGCCGACGTGGTCGTGGCCCTGGTCGAGCGCCACGCAGACCGCCCCGAAGTTGCCCAAGCTTATGCCCGTTGGCTTCCCGAACATCCGCTGTGCGCTCCTTACATGACCCCAATGCACACGGAACCCGTTTGGGAAGCGTGGGACGGTTTTGCTGTGAAACGCTACGTACCGACACGCTGCCTTACGCCGCCTTCACTGTTTCGCTCGCGTCAGGAGGCTGTGTTTTTTCAGGCCGTGCGCGAGGTGTTTCTAACCTATCTGGTTTATCCAAACGTAGCCTTGAGCTGTTTGCTGGACTATGAACAGCTTGCCGATGCGCTGACCGAGGCCGAACGCAGCTATGTCTTTCGAGCCCAGGTCGACTGTGTTGTGTTCGATCCAGACCAAGACTACCGACCCTGTTTTTGTTTTGAACTGGACAGTCCACTACACGCGGCTCCTGAGCGCCAAGCACGCGACCAAACCAAAGCCCGGATTTTAGGGCTTGCAGGACTGGTGCTGTATCGCATACGCCCACCCGCAACACCGCCAGATCGCCAGGCGTACGTTCGGCTCCTACGCCGATTGCTGGCCCAAGCTACTCCGGATAAGCCCTAA
- a CDS encoding prolyl oligopeptidase family serine peptidase: MKRLIAVGILLGVCVAQSLGQPRLRIEQIMQDPKTWIGAWPSDPFWSEDGQFLYFWWNPKGQFPSDSLFKVARSGGVPEKVSPEERRHLPPAFDGWHHGMWVYDADFRRKVFVREGDLYLYDRQTRRLTRLTRTVEVESTPRFTPDGQAVVFVKNNNLFQLDLRTGGLVQLTDLRRGSEPRERKPDGQDAFLQAQQRALFEVIRKHAEAREAREKAQEQDRKAENLPPTFYYGEKEVTQLQLDPTGRFVTFALTTNPPQEKSTAVMDYVTESGYAQSRQARPKVGVPPGSFELYVQDLLRDTTYLVNLHQVPGAYDVPEYLQQQGIKPDTQKTKRFLYAYGPYWSGDGHYAVLEIRARDNKDRWIARLDPQTGQLTVLDRQHDEAWIAGPGISWFGGRSTMGWLPDNRHFYFQSERTGYSHLYVVDVETGQVRQLTDGPFEVFDPFISRDGRYWYFTSSEGSPFERHFYRMPIDGGPRERLTTLPGRNDVVLSPDEQTMGILYSYSNRPPEIYLQPLRRGRPAEPQRLTHSPTEEWLAYPWRDPEIRLIEASDGARVPARVYEPDVLNGAAVFFVHGAGYLQNVHRWWSSYFREYMFHNLLADLGYLVLDLDYRGSAGYGRNWRTAIYRHMGGRDLQDYVDASRYVQEHYGIPPERVFIYGGSYGGFLTLMALFTASEHFGGGAALRAVTDWAHYNHPYTSNILNTPETDSLAYVRSSPIYHAEGLQDPLLMCHGLVDTNVQPQDIFRLVQRLIELGKENWELAVYPVEGHGFEEPSSWTDQYKRILKLIEVSVGPNRQKP, translated from the coding sequence ATGAAACGCTTGATTGCTGTAGGGATCCTGCTTGGGGTTTGCGTGGCCCAAAGCTTGGGGCAGCCACGCCTTAGGATCGAGCAAATTATGCAAGACCCCAAGACGTGGATTGGGGCTTGGCCCTCCGACCCCTTTTGGTCAGAAGATGGGCAGTTTCTTTATTTTTGGTGGAATCCCAAAGGACAGTTTCCTTCAGATTCGCTTTTTAAGGTTGCGCGTAGTGGAGGTGTACCGGAAAAAGTCTCGCCAGAGGAGCGGCGCCATCTGCCACCCGCTTTCGACGGTTGGCATCACGGCATGTGGGTGTACGATGCGGACTTTCGGCGGAAAGTCTTTGTCCGTGAGGGCGATCTGTACCTGTACGATCGGCAAACACGTCGGCTTACGCGCTTGACGCGCACCGTTGAGGTTGAAAGTACCCCGCGCTTTACGCCCGATGGCCAAGCCGTTGTGTTTGTCAAAAACAACAACCTATTTCAATTGGACTTGCGCACGGGTGGGCTTGTGCAGCTTACCGACCTGCGACGTGGCAGCGAACCCCGTGAACGCAAACCAGACGGTCAAGATGCCTTTCTCCAAGCGCAGCAGCGGGCGCTCTTTGAGGTGATTCGTAAGCACGCGGAAGCACGCGAAGCTCGGGAAAAAGCCCAAGAGCAGGATCGGAAGGCTGAAAATCTCCCTCCTACGTTTTACTACGGCGAAAAAGAAGTTACCCAGCTCCAGCTTGATCCTACGGGACGTTTCGTCACGTTTGCACTGACAACCAACCCACCCCAGGAAAAGTCTACGGCCGTTATGGACTACGTAACGGAGTCGGGTTATGCGCAGTCCAGGCAAGCTCGGCCTAAGGTAGGGGTGCCGCCTGGAAGCTTTGAGCTCTACGTGCAGGATCTGCTGCGCGACACGACCTACCTGGTCAACCTGCATCAGGTGCCCGGTGCTTACGATGTTCCGGAATATCTTCAACAGCAGGGCATCAAACCCGACACGCAAAAAACCAAGCGCTTTCTCTATGCTTATGGTCCTTATTGGAGCGGGGATGGGCACTACGCGGTGCTAGAGATTCGCGCGCGAGACAACAAAGATCGCTGGATTGCTCGACTGGACCCCCAAACAGGCCAGCTGACTGTACTCGACCGCCAGCATGACGAAGCGTGGATTGCTGGACCAGGCATTTCTTGGTTTGGCGGGCGCAGCACCATGGGCTGGCTTCCCGACAATCGGCACTTCTACTTCCAAAGCGAACGTACCGGCTACAGCCATCTGTACGTGGTCGATGTCGAAACGGGCCAGGTCCGACAGCTGACTGATGGTCCTTTTGAAGTATTCGACCCTTTTATCTCTCGCGACGGCCGCTACTGGTACTTTACAAGTAGCGAAGGCTCGCCTTTTGAACGCCACTTTTACCGCATGCCTATCGACGGTGGGCCGCGAGAGCGCCTAACGACGCTGCCCGGCCGCAACGATGTGGTGCTCAGCCCTGACGAACAGACGATGGGTATACTTTATTCTTACAGTAACCGACCCCCAGAGATTTACCTGCAGCCACTACGGCGCGGGCGGCCTGCTGAGCCGCAGCGGCTTACGCATTCGCCTACTGAGGAATGGCTGGCCTATCCCTGGCGTGATCCGGAAATCCGTTTGATCGAAGCTTCCGACGGGGCACGCGTACCGGCCCGCGTCTATGAACCCGACGTGCTCAACGGGGCGGCTGTCTTTTTTGTGCATGGTGCCGGATACCTGCAAAATGTACATCGCTGGTGGAGCAGCTACTTCCGCGAATACATGTTCCACAATCTACTGGCTGACCTGGGCTACTTAGTACTCGACCTCGACTATCGGGGCTCGGCCGGCTATGGGCGCAACTGGCGGACAGCTATCTACCGGCACATGGGCGGTCGTGATTTGCAAGACTATGTGGATGCTTCGCGCTATGTCCAAGAGCATTATGGCATCCCGCCCGAGCGCGTGTTCATCTACGGCGGCTCTTACGGAGGTTTTTTGACGCTCATGGCGCTGTTTACAGCAAGCGAACATTTTGGTGGTGGGGCTGCACTGCGGGCGGTAACCGACTGGGCCCACTACAATCACCCCTATACGTCAAATATTTTGAATACACCGGAAACCGATTCGCTCGCATATGTGCGTTCCTCACCTATTTACCACGCTGAGGGGTTGCAAGACCCCTTGCTGATGTGCCATGGACTGGTAGACACCAATGTGCAGCCGCAGGATATCTTTCGGCTGGTGCAGCGCCTCATTGAGCTAGGCAAAGAAAACTGGGAGCTCGCTGTCTATCCGGTCGAGGGCCACGGTTTTGAAGAGCCTTCGAGCTGGACGGACCAGTACAAACGCATTTTGAAGCTCATCGAAGTTTCTGTGGGACCCAATCGGCAAAAGCCCTAA
- a CDS encoding TonB-dependent receptor, with protein MRRLLSFWLLWAGLSVVAYGQGVTTAALTGTVTDERGDPLPGANVVAIHEPTGSTYGTITQADGRYALLNLRPGGPYTVTVSFVGYQTRRETDLMLPLGQARVLDFALAEATVQLEALEVVGVRSSVLNSDRTGASTNIDAQTIERLPTITRSLADFTRLTPQASGGFSLAGRNNRYNNIQIDGATLNDVFGLSGTGMPGGQADAQPISLDAIQEFNIDIAPFDVRYNGFTGGAINAITKSGSNRLSGSVRYLGRNQNFVGDLKTPAGETVPFGDFSEYTLVGNIGGPIQPNRAFFFVNAEYQRRKTPLDVGIVGSRAATIFNVTADSLNRIINLARTRYGYDPGSYDPLSNGTDNLKLLAKIDWNLAAGHRLTLRHNYVNANKDEGINRGAFSFDLSNRRWIFESVQHSSVLELKSTFGTNLFNEARLVYTRIRDKRTVQAEPFPQVSILVNGRYTVNLGIDRFSQANALDQDLWELTNNLTYFRGKHTFTLGTSNQIYRFSNLFIQDYYGAYEFNSIADFEAGRPSRYYFSYSLLNNPQPRAEFTAYQLGFYVQDQYQATPYLSVTLGLRVDVPLYPDKPLDNPAVPEAFPGYRTSTTASGNLLWSPRLGFNWDLSKGDRTTQLRGGTGIFSGRTPFVWISNQYSNTGVDFGRVDARNLPAGCFVPTPDPSAQPRPGTALGTTCGLAPITTTEVNLIEADFKFPQVWRTDLALDQRLPYGLIGTVEFLYSKTLNDVVFENLNIVRTGTAQGGRVLYGQPSFNGRTERKDPRFTNAILLKNTDKGYSTSLTLGVQRETQSEGLGGALFYTWNRAENVNNATSSRAISNWQFNEARDVNNPELATADFEVRHRILAHLSYRVRYQRRFATTVMLVYEGRSGSPFTWIYNGNANADTRRDNDPIYVPANANEIVFTADSPGGWNELNAFIESEPSLRKYRGQIVPRNSARTPWRNLLDLNVVQEIQTLRNQRLEITATLLNVLNLLNSDWGNVRYASFETVPLLDFQGYDAQGRAIVRFRPISDRDDLLVTDNLASRWQLQLGVRYVF; from the coding sequence ATGCGACGCTTACTGAGCTTTTGGCTCCTTTGGGCAGGACTTTCCGTAGTGGCCTACGGCCAAGGTGTCACCACTGCTGCCTTAACCGGAACGGTTACCGACGAGCGGGGCGATCCGCTACCTGGAGCCAACGTGGTGGCTATTCATGAACCTACCGGTAGCACGTACGGCACCATTACGCAAGCAGACGGGCGTTATGCCCTTTTAAACCTCAGGCCAGGCGGGCCTTACACGGTAACTGTGTCCTTTGTGGGGTACCAAACGCGTCGAGAAACCGACCTGATGCTGCCTTTGGGTCAAGCGCGCGTGTTGGACTTTGCCTTGGCCGAGGCTACGGTCCAGCTCGAGGCCCTCGAGGTAGTGGGCGTTCGTAGCTCGGTTCTCAATTCCGACCGCACCGGTGCTAGCACGAACATCGACGCCCAAACTATCGAGCGCTTACCTACCATTACACGCAGCCTGGCCGACTTCACGCGCCTAACGCCTCAAGCGAGCGGAGGCTTTTCACTGGCGGGCCGTAACAATCGCTACAACAACATCCAGATCGATGGGGCTACGTTAAACGACGTCTTTGGCCTCTCCGGAACGGGTATGCCTGGCGGACAGGCCGACGCGCAACCCATCTCGCTGGATGCAATCCAAGAATTCAATATCGACATTGCACCCTTTGACGTCCGCTACAACGGCTTTACTGGCGGCGCGATTAATGCGATCACCAAAAGCGGCTCCAACCGCCTAAGTGGATCGGTACGTTACCTGGGTCGAAACCAGAACTTTGTGGGTGATCTTAAAACGCCTGCTGGCGAAACCGTCCCCTTCGGCGACTTCTCGGAGTATACGCTGGTCGGCAACATCGGTGGCCCTATCCAACCCAACCGTGCGTTCTTCTTCGTCAATGCGGAATATCAGCGCCGAAAAACACCCCTCGACGTGGGCATTGTGGGCAGCCGGGCCGCAACCATCTTTAACGTGACAGCCGATTCTCTAAACCGCATCATTAACCTTGCCCGCACGCGCTACGGCTATGATCCAGGCAGCTATGATCCGCTTTCGAACGGTACGGATAACTTAAAGCTACTGGCCAAAATCGACTGGAATCTGGCCGCTGGCCATCGGCTAACGCTGCGCCATAATTACGTCAACGCCAATAAAGACGAAGGCATTAACCGCGGCGCCTTTAGCTTCGACCTGTCCAACCGGCGCTGGATTTTTGAGAGCGTGCAGCACTCGAGTGTGCTGGAGCTCAAAAGCACCTTTGGTACCAACTTGTTCAACGAAGCCCGGCTGGTCTACACGCGCATTCGCGATAAACGAACCGTCCAAGCCGAGCCGTTTCCTCAGGTCAGCATCCTGGTCAACGGCCGCTATACAGTCAATCTGGGCATCGACCGCTTCTCCCAAGCCAACGCCTTAGACCAAGACCTATGGGAGTTGACCAACAACCTGACCTACTTCCGGGGGAAACACACCTTCACCCTCGGGACCAGCAATCAAATCTACCGTTTCAGCAACCTGTTTATCCAGGATTACTACGGCGCGTATGAATTTAACAGCATTGCCGACTTTGAGGCAGGACGGCCGTCGCGCTACTACTTTAGCTATTCGCTCCTGAACAATCCTCAACCACGAGCTGAGTTTACCGCCTACCAGCTCGGTTTCTACGTGCAAGACCAGTATCAGGCCACACCATACCTTAGTGTAACCTTAGGCCTGCGCGTGGACGTACCCCTGTATCCGGATAAACCACTGGACAACCCCGCTGTGCCTGAAGCTTTCCCTGGCTACCGAACCTCTACCACGGCCAGTGGTAACCTGCTCTGGTCGCCGCGCCTGGGCTTCAACTGGGATCTTTCCAAAGGCGACCGCACCACACAGCTCCGTGGGGGCACAGGCATTTTCTCTGGCCGCACCCCGTTTGTGTGGATCTCCAACCAGTACAGCAATACCGGGGTAGATTTTGGACGCGTTGATGCCCGCAATCTGCCTGCGGGATGCTTTGTGCCTACACCGGATCCAAGCGCTCAGCCGCGTCCTGGAACGGCCTTGGGTACTACCTGCGGCCTGGCACCCATCACCACCACCGAGGTTAACCTGATCGAAGCAGACTTCAAGTTTCCACAGGTCTGGCGTACCGATTTGGCCCTCGATCAGCGATTGCCCTATGGACTAATCGGCACCGTAGAGTTCCTCTATTCGAAAACCTTGAACGACGTTGTCTTTGAGAACCTGAACATCGTGCGGACAGGCACAGCGCAGGGGGGCCGGGTGCTCTACGGACAGCCGAGCTTCAACGGCCGAACCGAGCGCAAAGACCCGCGCTTTACAAACGCCATCCTGCTTAAAAACACCGACAAAGGCTACAGCACAAGCCTAACCCTTGGGGTGCAGCGCGAAACCCAATCCGAGGGGCTAGGAGGTGCACTTTTCTACACCTGGAACCGTGCTGAAAATGTTAACAATGCCACTTCAAGCCGGGCTATTTCGAACTGGCAGTTTAACGAAGCCCGCGACGTGAATAACCCTGAGCTGGCCACAGCCGACTTTGAAGTGCGCCATCGCATTTTAGCCCACCTGTCTTACCGTGTGCGCTACCAGCGCCGCTTTGCCACAACGGTTATGCTAGTCTATGAAGGGCGCTCGGGCAGCCCCTTCACCTGGATCTATAACGGCAACGCAAACGCCGACACGCGCCGCGACAACGATCCAATCTACGTACCCGCCAACGCCAACGAGATCGTCTTTACAGCCGACTCGCCTGGAGGCTGGAACGAACTCAATGCCTTCATCGAAAGCGAACCCAGCCTTCGGAAATATCGCGGTCAGATTGTGCCGCGCAATTCGGCCCGCACACCTTGGCGCAACCTGCTGGACCTGAACGTGGTGCAGGAAATCCAAACCCTCCGCAACCAGCGCCTGGAAATCACGGCCACGCTACTGAACGTGCTGAACCTTCTCAACAGCGACTGGGGCAACGTCCGCTACGCCTCGTTTGAAACCGTTCCGCTGCTCGACTTCCAGGGCTATGATGCCCAGGGCCGCGCCATTGTGCGCTTTAGGCCGATCAGTGACCGGGACGACCTACTCGTCACCGACAACCTGGCTTCGCGTTGGCAGCTTCAGCTTGGCGTGCGTTACGTGTTTTAA